A single window of Streptomyces xanthii DNA harbors:
- a CDS encoding DMT family protein, with product MSATLLAVALSLVSAVAYAAAAVAQERLAARTAGAGAGVWRLLGTGSWWWSVSLNASAALLHVAALKFGPLTLVQPLGALTLVAAVPLGARLAGRRVTAGEWRGTALTLAGLAALLVTATGPAPDDTLALPEALAVAGATAALIGFLARRGARPGLRHATASGLASGVASALTQTVTVAATDRSGPLLDARVIVVALLVAAFAAGGLLLSQTAYRGGLGAPLAMVTLANPVAAALIGLSLLGERLQGGIAGLALALAGAVLAARGVVLLTRSAVPTAPGPVPTGPEPDGALAAVVPLPVRAEPEPVVLRAS from the coding sequence ATGAGCGCCACCCTGCTCGCCGTCGCCCTCTCGCTCGTCTCCGCCGTGGCCTACGCGGCGGCGGCCGTGGCCCAGGAGCGGCTCGCGGCCCGTACCGCGGGCGCCGGCGCCGGTGTGTGGCGGCTGCTCGGCACCGGTTCCTGGTGGTGGTCGGTGTCGCTCAACGCCTCGGCGGCCCTGCTGCACGTGGCCGCGCTCAAGTTCGGACCGCTGACCCTGGTGCAGCCGCTCGGCGCGCTCACGCTGGTCGCGGCCGTGCCGCTGGGCGCCCGGCTCGCGGGGCGGCGGGTCACCGCGGGCGAATGGCGCGGCACCGCCCTGACCCTGGCCGGTCTGGCGGCGCTGCTGGTGACGGCGACGGGCCCGGCGCCGGACGACACGCTCGCGCTGCCCGAGGCGCTCGCGGTGGCGGGGGCGACGGCGGCGCTCATCGGCTTCCTGGCCCGGCGCGGCGCCCGGCCCGGGCTGCGGCACGCCACGGCGTCCGGCCTGGCCTCGGGGGTGGCGTCCGCGCTGACGCAGACCGTGACGGTCGCGGCGACGGACCGCTCGGGGCCGCTGCTCGACGCGCGGGTGATCGTGGTGGCGCTGCTGGTGGCGGCGTTCGCGGCGGGCGGCCTGCTGCTGTCGCAGACCGCGTACCGGGGCGGGCTCGGCGCGCCGCTGGCGATGGTGACGCTGGCGAACCCGGTCGCGGCGGCGCTCATCGGGCTCTCGCTCCTGGGCGAGCGGCTGCAGGGCGGGATCGCGGGTCTGGCGCTCGCGCTGGCCGGTGCGGTGCTCGCGGCCCGGGGCGTGGTCCTGCTGACCCGCTCGGCGGTGCCGACGGCGCCGGGTCCCGTGCCCACGGGGCCGGAGCCGGACGGGGCACTGGCCGCGGTCGTGCCGCTGCCGGTCCGGGCAGAGCCCGAACCGGTCGTCCTGCGGGCGTCCTGA
- a CDS encoding phospholipid scramblase-related protein, protein MTTQSNTPAGWYPDPQGTPQTLRWWDGSQWTEHTHAAAQVPQQQTPSQAQPQQHQPQPAQAQPPQQQPYGGQPQQQAPQQHAPQQAYGAQAQQHADAARVQHQVQQQAGVAPSAQGGGTLFTEPVLVVNQKAKLIELTNEYSVMDQQGRPLGTVTEIGQSSLKKALRFVSSVDQFMTHKLEIRDAYGQPQLILTRPAKFMKSRVIVERPDGSPVGEIVQQNVIGKINFGMMVNGQQVGAIKAENWRAWNFAIVDHADQEVARITKTWEGLAKTMFTTADNYVLQIHFQLPEPLLSLVVATALTVDTALKQDSRGFG, encoded by the coding sequence GTGACGACGCAATCGAACACCCCTGCAGGCTGGTACCCGGATCCTCAGGGGACTCCCCAGACACTGCGGTGGTGGGACGGTTCCCAGTGGACCGAGCACACGCACGCGGCGGCCCAGGTCCCGCAGCAGCAGACCCCGTCGCAGGCCCAGCCTCAGCAGCACCAGCCCCAGCCGGCCCAGGCCCAGCCGCCGCAGCAGCAGCCGTACGGCGGTCAGCCGCAGCAGCAGGCGCCTCAGCAGCACGCCCCGCAGCAGGCCTACGGCGCGCAGGCGCAGCAGCACGCGGACGCGGCCCGGGTCCAGCACCAGGTGCAGCAGCAGGCCGGTGTCGCGCCGAGCGCGCAGGGCGGCGGCACGCTGTTCACCGAGCCGGTCCTGGTCGTGAACCAGAAGGCCAAGCTGATCGAGCTGACCAACGAGTACAGCGTCATGGACCAGCAGGGCCGCCCGCTCGGCACGGTCACCGAGATCGGCCAGAGCAGCCTGAAGAAGGCGCTGCGCTTCGTCTCCAGCGTCGACCAGTTCATGACGCACAAGCTGGAGATCCGCGACGCCTACGGGCAGCCGCAGCTGATCCTCACGCGCCCCGCGAAGTTCATGAAGTCCCGGGTGATCGTCGAGCGCCCTGACGGTTCGCCGGTCGGCGAGATCGTCCAGCAGAACGTCATCGGCAAGATCAACTTCGGCATGATGGTGAACGGCCAGCAGGTCGGCGCGATCAAGGCGGAGAACTGGCGGGCCTGGAACTTCGCGATCGTGGACCACGCCGACCAGGAGGTCGCGCGGATCACGAAGACGTGGGAGGGCCTCGCCAAGACGATGTTCACCACGGCGGACAACTACGTCCTGCAGATCCACTTCCAGCTGCCCGAGCCGCTGCTCAGCCTGGTCGTGGCGACGGCGCTGACCGTCGACACCGCGCTCAAGCAGGACTCGCGCGGCTTCGGATGA
- a CDS encoding 6-phospho-beta-glucosidase — translation MRLTILGGGGFRVPLVYGALLDDHAPGRVTEVTLHDIDGDRLKAITGVLAQQAMGVPDAPAVHSTTDLDEALRGADFVFSAIRVGGLAGRAADERVALEEGVLGQETVGAGGIAYGLRTVPVATHIARRVAAVAPDAWVINFTNPAGLVTEAMSRHLGDRVIGICDSPVGLGRRAARVLGADPADTWIDYVGLNHLGWLRGLRVHGRDELPRLLADEHLLGSFEEGRLFGTDWLRSLGAIPNEYLHYYYFNRETVRAYREAERTRGAFLADQQSAFYADPSYASWDRTRAEREATYMADNREAAGAGERDEADLEESGGYEKVALALMRAIARDERATLILNVRNRHVLSALDADAVIEVPCLVDANGAHPVAVDPLPGHATGLITSVKAVEREVLTAATTASRAAAVKAFALHPLVDSVAVARRLLDGYVSAHPELAPLRA, via the coding sequence ATGAGGCTGACGATTCTCGGCGGTGGCGGATTCCGGGTGCCCCTCGTGTACGGCGCACTGCTCGACGACCACGCCCCGGGCCGGGTCACCGAGGTGACCCTCCACGACATCGACGGCGACCGGCTGAAGGCGATCACCGGGGTGCTCGCGCAGCAGGCCATGGGTGTTCCCGACGCGCCCGCCGTGCACTCCACCACCGATCTCGACGAGGCGCTGCGGGGCGCCGACTTCGTCTTCTCCGCGATCCGCGTCGGCGGTCTCGCGGGCCGCGCCGCCGACGAACGCGTCGCGCTGGAGGAGGGGGTTCTCGGCCAGGAGACCGTCGGCGCCGGCGGCATCGCGTACGGACTGCGCACCGTGCCCGTCGCGACCCACATCGCCCGCCGCGTCGCCGCCGTCGCCCCCGACGCCTGGGTCATCAACTTCACCAACCCCGCCGGCCTGGTCACCGAGGCCATGTCCCGCCACCTCGGCGACCGCGTCATCGGCATCTGCGACTCGCCCGTCGGCCTCGGCCGCCGCGCGGCCCGGGTCCTGGGCGCCGACCCGGCCGACACGTGGATCGACTACGTGGGCCTCAACCACCTGGGCTGGCTGCGCGGCCTGCGCGTGCACGGCCGCGACGAGCTGCCCCGGCTGCTCGCCGACGAGCACCTGCTCGGCTCCTTCGAGGAGGGCCGCCTGTTCGGCACAGACTGGCTGCGCTCCCTCGGCGCGATCCCCAACGAGTATCTGCACTACTACTACTTCAACCGCGAGACCGTCCGCGCCTACCGCGAGGCCGAACGCACCCGCGGCGCCTTCCTCGCCGACCAGCAGTCCGCCTTCTACGCCGATCCCTCCTACGCCTCCTGGGACCGCACCCGCGCCGAGCGCGAGGCCACGTACATGGCCGACAACCGCGAGGCGGCCGGCGCGGGCGAGCGCGACGAGGCCGACCTGGAGGAGTCCGGCGGGTACGAGAAGGTCGCGCTCGCGCTGATGCGGGCCATCGCCCGCGACGAACGCGCCACACTCATCCTCAACGTCCGCAACCGGCACGTCCTTTCGGCCCTCGACGCGGACGCCGTCATCGAGGTGCCCTGCCTCGTCGACGCCAACGGCGCGCACCCCGTGGCCGTCGACCCGCTCCCCGGCCACGCCACGGGCCTGATCACCTCGGTCAAGGCCGTGGAGCGCGAGGTGCTGACCGCGGCCACGACCGCGTCCCGCGCCGCCGCGGTCAAGGCCTTCGCCCTGCACCCGCTCGTCGACTCGGTCGCCGTCGCCCGCCGGCTCCTGGACGGATACGTGTCGGCGCACCCCGAGCTGGCCCCGCTGCGGGCCTGA
- the tgmB gene encoding ATP-grasp ribosomal peptide maturase, with protein MTVLILTNEQDVTADMAVVELNAGGIPVLRLDPAELPGGVGVSGEFAHGAFHGHLSVGGRVVSMAGLRSVWVRRPGTPAARALAASDWLTEEASQSLYGMLRCTDARWMNHPDAARQARHKPWQLWLARACGLPVPATLITTFPRVAREFAERYPDLVVKPVSGAHPDGHGMAVPTTRVRPGEDYRDVAHGPTLLQRRVRKVADIRLTVVGDRLFAARARSEPQAEEADEAVVDVRFNDTAGPWRPVHVPRRVADGVHAYLTRAQLAYGAFDFAEDADGIWWFLECNQSGQFGFVEIETGQRIGRAVAEWLAGEPLGPAVESQGPDPAPHR; from the coding sequence ATGACCGTTCTGATCCTGACGAACGAACAGGACGTGACGGCCGACATGGCCGTCGTGGAATTGAACGCCGGGGGAATCCCGGTGCTGAGACTGGATCCGGCCGAACTTCCCGGCGGCGTCGGAGTGTCCGGAGAGTTCGCCCATGGGGCGTTTCATGGCCATCTGTCCGTCGGTGGCCGGGTGGTGAGCATGGCGGGTCTGCGTTCCGTGTGGGTGCGCAGGCCCGGCACCCCCGCCGCCCGCGCGCTCGCCGCCTCCGACTGGCTGACCGAGGAGGCCTCCCAGTCGCTGTACGGCATGCTGCGCTGCACCGACGCGCGCTGGATGAACCATCCGGACGCGGCCCGGCAGGCCCGGCACAAGCCCTGGCAGCTGTGGCTGGCCCGGGCCTGCGGGCTGCCGGTGCCCGCGACGCTCATCACCACGTTCCCCCGGGTGGCCCGGGAGTTCGCGGAGCGCTATCCCGACCTCGTCGTGAAGCCGGTCTCCGGCGCACACCCGGACGGGCACGGGATGGCCGTGCCGACCACACGTGTGCGGCCGGGCGAGGACTACCGGGACGTCGCGCACGGCCCGACGCTGCTGCAACGCCGGGTCCGCAAGGTCGCCGACATCCGCCTGACCGTCGTGGGCGACCGGCTGTTCGCGGCCCGCGCGCGGAGCGAGCCGCAGGCGGAGGAGGCCGACGAGGCCGTCGTCGACGTGCGCTTCAACGACACGGCGGGGCCGTGGCGGCCGGTACACGTGCCGCGGCGCGTGGCCGACGGCGTGCACGCCTATCTGACCCGGGCCCAACTCGCCTACGGGGCCTTCGACTTCGCGGAGGACGCGGACGGCATCTGGTGGTTCCTGGAGTGCAACCAGTCCGGGCAGTTCGGCTTCGTGGAGATCGAGACCGGGCAGCGGATCGGGCGGGCCGTCGCCGAGTGGCTCGCGGGGGAGCCCCTCGGTCCGGCGGTGGAGTCACAGGGTCCGGATCCGGCGCCGCACCGATGA
- a CDS encoding phosphocholine-specific phospholipase C has product MTELNRRRFLQIAGATAAYTALSGSIERAAAIPAARRSGTVQDIEHIVVLMQENRSFDHYFGTMKGVRGFGDPRPVTLPSGKPVWYQSSAGKETLPYHPDAADLGMQFIAGLDHDWAGGHSAFANGRYDNWIAAKGTGTMAYLTRDDIPFHHALADKFTVCDDYHCSFIGATDPNRYYMLSGYVGNDGTGGGPVLGNEEAGYGWTTYAERLEKAGISWKVYQDIGDGLDAAGSWGWINDAYRGNYGDNSLLYFNNYRNAKPGDPLYDKARTGTNAKAGDGYFDVLKADVKAGTLPKISWIAAPEAFSEHPNWPANYGAWYISQVLDALTSNPEVWSRTALFITYDENDGYFDHIVPPYPPSSASQGLSTVDTKLDYYPGSITRAAGPYGLGQRVPMIVVSPWSTGGYVCSETFDHTSILRFMEQRFGVRETNISPWRRAICGDLTSAFDFSLKVTDPARLPDTSGYLPPDRDRHPSYVPKPPAQGSLPRQEAGSRPSRPLPYAPYVDGAADIATGKYKLTLSGGPSAGAAFQIRSQNRTDGPWTYTAEAGKSISDSWNSYYSKGAYDLTVHGPNGFLRAFKGDNKVAGPEVTARHNGGTGNLELTLTNPTAAAVRLTVTNAYGGAVQTHTVPAGGSLQRTVDLSGTRRWYDLTIVAEGVTGYLRRLAGHVENGTAGVSDPAIATV; this is encoded by the coding sequence ATGACCGAACTGAACCGGCGCCGCTTCCTGCAGATCGCCGGAGCCACCGCCGCCTACACGGCCCTGTCCGGCTCCATCGAGCGGGCCGCCGCCATCCCGGCGGCCCGCCGCAGCGGCACCGTCCAGGACATCGAGCACATCGTGGTGCTCATGCAGGAGAACCGCTCCTTCGACCACTACTTCGGCACCATGAAGGGGGTCCGCGGCTTCGGTGACCCGCGCCCGGTCACTCTGCCCAGCGGCAAACCGGTCTGGTACCAGTCGAGTGCCGGCAAGGAGACCCTGCCGTACCACCCGGACGCGGCCGACCTCGGCATGCAGTTCATCGCCGGCCTCGACCACGACTGGGCGGGCGGGCACAGCGCCTTCGCGAACGGCCGCTACGACAACTGGATCGCCGCCAAGGGCACCGGGACGATGGCGTACCTGACCCGCGACGACATCCCCTTCCACCACGCCCTCGCCGACAAGTTCACCGTCTGCGACGACTACCACTGCTCGTTCATCGGCGCGACCGACCCCAACCGCTACTACATGCTCAGCGGATACGTCGGCAACGACGGCACCGGCGGCGGCCCCGTCCTGGGCAACGAGGAGGCGGGCTACGGCTGGACCACGTACGCCGAACGCCTTGAGAAGGCCGGGATCTCCTGGAAGGTGTACCAGGACATCGGCGACGGGCTCGACGCGGCCGGCAGCTGGGGCTGGATCAACGACGCCTACCGGGGCAACTACGGCGACAACTCGCTGCTGTACTTCAACAACTACCGCAACGCCAAGCCCGGCGACCCGCTGTACGACAAGGCCCGCACGGGAACCAACGCCAAGGCGGGCGACGGCTACTTCGACGTGCTCAAGGCCGACGTGAAGGCCGGCACACTGCCGAAGATCTCCTGGATCGCCGCCCCCGAGGCGTTCTCCGAGCACCCCAACTGGCCCGCCAACTACGGCGCTTGGTACATATCGCAGGTCCTCGACGCGCTCACCTCGAATCCCGAGGTGTGGAGCAGGACCGCCCTGTTCATCACGTACGACGAGAACGACGGCTACTTCGACCACATCGTGCCGCCGTACCCGCCGTCCTCCGCGAGCCAGGGCCTGTCCACCGTCGACACCAAGCTGGACTACTACCCGGGCAGCATCACCCGCGCCGCCGGACCCTACGGGCTCGGCCAGCGTGTCCCGATGATCGTCGTGTCGCCCTGGTCCACCGGCGGATACGTGTGCTCGGAGACCTTCGACCACACCTCGATCCTGCGGTTCATGGAGCAGCGCTTCGGGGTGCGGGAGACCAACATCTCGCCGTGGCGCCGCGCCATCTGCGGCGACCTCACCTCCGCCTTCGACTTCTCCCTGAAGGTCACCGACCCGGCCCGGCTGCCCGACACCTCCGGCTACCTGCCGCCGGACCGCGACCGGCACCCCAGCTACGTCCCGAAGCCGCCCGCGCAGGGCTCCCTGCCCCGCCAGGAGGCCGGCTCCCGTCCGAGCCGCCCGCTCCCCTACGCGCCCTACGTGGACGGCGCCGCCGACATCGCGACGGGCAAGTACAAGCTGACCCTCAGCGGCGGCCCCAGCGCGGGCGCCGCCTTCCAGATCCGCTCCCAGAACCGCACCGACGGGCCCTGGACGTACACGGCCGAGGCCGGCAAGTCGATCTCGGACAGCTGGAACTCGTACTACTCCAAGGGCGCCTACGACCTGACCGTGCACGGCCCGAACGGGTTCCTGCGCGCCTTCAAGGGCGACAACAAGGTCGCGGGCCCTGAGGTGACCGCCCGCCACAACGGGGGCACCGGCAACCTGGAGCTGACCCTGACCAACCCGACGGCGGCCGCGGTCCGGCTCACGGTGACCAACGCGTACGGGGGCGCCGTGCAGACCCACACCGTGCCCGCGGGCGGCTCGCTCCAGCGGACCGTCGACCTGTCGGGCACCCGGCGCTGGTACGACCTGACGATCGTCGCCGAGGGCGTGACCGGCTATCTGCGCCGGCTCGCCGGGCACGTGGAGAACGGCACGGCGGGCGTGAGCGACCCGGCCATCGCCACCGTGTGA
- a CDS encoding TetR/AcrR family transcriptional regulator, whose translation MTTRERATTGGPTSSRRSKITPERAQELYDAVLDQLRAHGYDAFTMEGVAAQACCSKSTLYRQWKTKPQMVAAALRAGRCVKFFSADTGSLAGDLIVAARNAAGQGKRDTALMQALGHAALQDDELKAALREALVEPELASIAEMVERAVARGEIDPGHPMLPYLGAQLFGVMRSRPVLEGRDADAEYLVRFVTDVLVPGLGLTVPEQAT comes from the coding sequence ATGACGACGCGAGAACGGGCCACCACCGGCGGACCCACGAGCTCGCGCCGTTCCAAGATCACGCCCGAGCGGGCGCAGGAGCTCTACGACGCGGTCCTCGACCAGCTGCGCGCGCACGGCTACGACGCCTTCACCATGGAGGGCGTCGCCGCCCAGGCCTGTTGCAGCAAGTCCACGCTCTACCGGCAGTGGAAGACGAAGCCGCAGATGGTGGCGGCCGCGCTGCGGGCGGGCCGCTGCGTCAAGTTCTTCTCCGCCGACACCGGATCGCTGGCCGGCGATCTGATCGTGGCCGCGCGCAACGCGGCGGGCCAGGGCAAGCGCGACACCGCGCTGATGCAGGCCCTCGGGCACGCCGCGCTCCAGGACGACGAGCTGAAGGCCGCGCTGCGCGAGGCGCTGGTCGAGCCGGAGCTCGCGTCGATCGCGGAGATGGTCGAGCGGGCCGTGGCGCGCGGCGAGATCGATCCCGGCCACCCGATGCTGCCCTACCTGGGCGCGCAGCTCTTCGGAGTCATGCGCAGCCGCCCCGTCCTGGAAGGACGCGACGCCGACGCGGAATATCTGGTCCGCTTCGTGACGGACGTGCTCGTCCCGGGACTCGGCCTGACCGTTCCGGAACAGGCCACCTGA
- the tgmA gene encoding putative ATP-grasp-modified RiPP, giving the protein MRPFALNYARAVREAEVSAPYTYDSALQLNVLPDGGVAAYDYAVLRESAATTSTAGSKTHFDD; this is encoded by the coding sequence ATGCGACCGTTCGCCCTGAACTATGCCCGAGCTGTACGAGAGGCAGAGGTCAGCGCGCCGTACACGTACGACTCCGCACTGCAGTTGAATGTGCTGCCCGACGGCGGAGTGGCCGCGTACGACTACGCTGTGTTGCGAGAGAGTGCCGCTACCACGTCCACGGCAGGGTCCAAAACCCATTTCGACGACTGA
- a CDS encoding phosphatase PAP2 family protein, whose product MTSLTEPAEPEPDPRASRPPLVRELLLVVGLFLVYKFGRQLANGHTAEAFHNADRVWSLERALRLPGEGGVQGVLLDSDALVHAANIYYATVHFPATLAFLVFLYLRRPRHYVWSRRVLAALTAAALVLHLSFPLAPPRMLPAAHLVDTAQVFGPSVYAARPDTDTMANQFAAMPSLHFGWALMVAIGLIAATRSRWRWLWLLHPLLTLLVVVGTANHYWLDALVATALLAVALAALRMPAALTAPRLRRHLLPAPAHPALPAPLHGSGTPAPWSAHAAFRTPPDSLTAAQVLDRARIPVQVTAGSASAATTPPPVPTGARR is encoded by the coding sequence ATGACTTCCCTTACCGAGCCTGCCGAACCGGAGCCGGACCCTCGCGCTTCCCGACCGCCCCTGGTCCGCGAGCTCCTGCTGGTCGTAGGACTCTTCCTCGTCTACAAGTTCGGACGGCAGCTGGCCAACGGCCACACCGCCGAGGCCTTCCACAACGCCGACCGCGTGTGGAGCCTCGAGCGCGCCCTCCGTCTGCCGGGCGAGGGGGGCGTCCAGGGCGTGCTGCTCGACAGCGACGCGCTGGTGCACGCCGCGAACATCTACTACGCGACCGTGCACTTCCCGGCGACCCTGGCATTCCTGGTCTTCCTCTACCTGCGCCGCCCGCGCCACTACGTGTGGTCGCGCCGCGTGCTCGCCGCGCTCACGGCGGCGGCGCTCGTGCTGCACCTCTCGTTCCCGCTGGCTCCGCCCCGGATGCTGCCGGCCGCGCACCTCGTGGACACCGCACAGGTCTTCGGCCCCTCCGTCTACGCGGCACGGCCGGACACCGACACGATGGCCAACCAGTTCGCGGCGATGCCCTCGCTGCACTTCGGCTGGGCCCTGATGGTCGCGATCGGCCTCATCGCCGCGACCCGCTCCCGCTGGCGCTGGCTCTGGCTGCTGCACCCGCTGCTGACCCTGCTCGTGGTCGTCGGCACGGCGAACCACTACTGGCTCGACGCCCTCGTCGCGACGGCTCTGCTCGCGGTCGCACTGGCCGCGCTGCGGATGCCGGCCGCGCTCACCGCGCCGCGCCTGCGCCGCCACCTGCTGCCCGCCCCGGCCCACCCGGCGCTCCCGGCCCCCCTGCACGGGTCCGGCACCCCGGCGCCCTGGTCCGCGCACGCCGCGTTCCGCACCCCGCCCGACTCCCTGACCGCCGCCCAGGTCCTGGACCGGGCCCGGATCCCCGTCCAGGTCACAGCGGGCTCCGCCTCGGCGGCGACCACTCCCCCGCCCGTCCCGACAGGAGCCCGCCGATGA